In the genome of Rhodothermales bacterium, the window CGTTCGTCATCTTGGCGAAGAGGTCGGAGTACGGAGAGGTCGGGAGCTCGACGGCGAGCCGCCGCGCGAAGGCGCCCTCGTGATACGTCGACGTAAACCGCCCCAGCATCCCCTTCACCAGGCCGAGGAGGGCAGCGAGATCGTCGGGCTCGTCCTTCCCGTTCGCGTACTCGTCGACGTACTCGTTCGTGAGCCAGTGGTAGGCGGCCACCGTCAGCCCGATCCCGTTGGGGGCCGCGTTCCCGTCTGACGAGAACTTGTGGTCCTTCCACCGCTTGAGGTAACGGACCTCGCGCCGGAACTGCTTCCGGTCCTCCCCTCCGAACCGCTCGAAGATCTCGTCGGAGAGCCCCTTCGGGTCGGACGCCTCCCACCCCTTGTTCTCCTCGGACGATCCGAGCCGGCCCACGGCGAGTTGATCCCCGATGAACCAGTTCGCCCCGGCTTCGGAGTAGACCGCGATGTCGACGTGGTAGACGCGCTCGTTCGCCTTGTGGTACCACACCGTCACGCACGGTTGGCGGACCTCGACGTTCTTCGTGTGGCCGTCGAGCGCCTCGTGCACCCGTTTCTTCAGCGTGACGGGGTCGACGTCGGACACGGAGAGGGAGAAGTACAGCCCCTGGTCGATGTCGAAGTCACCCGAGAGCGGTTTCGTCCCCGTCCCCATCTCGTACGACCCCTGGTCGCGCCAGGTCCACGTCGGCACCTCCTCACCGTACTTCTCGAAGACCGCCGGGAGGTTGTCGTCGAGCTTCTTCCGGACGATATCGCGCTTATCGCGAAGGACCTGCTCGTCCTCGAACCGCTTCTGCTTGATAGCGTCGTGGAACTGGGTGAACTGCTTCTGTACGTCGGCCATGTCTGGGTGATAGGGTTTACAAGAAAGAAGAGGGGGCGACGGCTTTGTGCCGTCGCCCCCGTGGATCAGCCGCGAGGCGGGTGCGG includes:
- a CDS encoding cyclic GMP-AMP synthase DncV-like nucleotidyltransferase, with the protein product MADVQKQFTQFHDAIKQKRFEDEQVLRDKRDIVRKKLDDNLPAVFEKYGEEVPTWTWRDQGSYEMGTGTKPLSGDFDIDQGLYFSLSVSDVDPVTLKKRVHEALDGHTKNVEVRQPCVTVWYHKANERVYHVDIAVYSEAGANWFIGDQLAVGRLGSSEENKGWEASDPKGLSDEIFERFGGEDRKQFRREVRYLKRWKDHKFSSDGNAAPNGIGLTVAAYHWLTNEYVDEYANGKDEPDDLAALLGLVKGMLGRFTSTYHEGAFARRLAVELPTSPYSDLFAKMTNVQMGAFEEKLEKLRDALEYARDEVDPVDACKRLRKEFGDDFPVPEKKSTARATVSPISSSSNAA